CCCACATCGAGATTGCCGATGTTGGAAGTGACTTTATCGAGGTCGCTGCTGAAATAACTGCCTTCCAGTTCAACGCGAATGCCACTTTCCCACTGGTAGCCGCTGGCGGCGGAAAGTCCCCAGCCCCATCCGGACTCGATTTTCGCATCCGCTTCGCGCAACTCCGCGTTGGTGGCCGAGTCGTTCGACGAGATGTCGCTGTCCATCAGATACTGGGTGGAAACGCTGCCGGAGACATAGTGCTGTCCAGCATTGGCGGCGGTGGCGACAACGAGAACCATCGTGAGTGCGAGCAGAACTTTTTTCATGGGAGACCTCTTTTCTTCTGTGCCGAAGTTGAATTCCTACCAGGCAGCTAGGAATACACGTGGTGGAAAAGATTGTCCATTACAAATTCCTGTAATCCTATACACTACTTCAGAATCCCGTTGGCCAACAGCTTCTGGATACCGACCACGTCGGTGCCTTTCTTCAGTTCCTTGACCACCGGTTCGCTTCGGCCCGACATCCAGATTTTCAGTTCGGCGTCCAGATCGAAGTGGCCCGCGGTCTCCACCGAAAAACAGGTCATGGAACGGTACGGCAGGGAGAGATAGTCCACCTTGGAGCCGGTTATGCCCTGCTTGTCGATGAGCAGCAGCCTGCGGTCCGTGAAAACGAACATGTCGCGGATGACCTTGAACACGCGCTGGACGTGCTCGGCGTCCGCCAGAATCGGGGCAAGTTCTTCGGCGACGTCTTCGGACTTCACTTCCGAGGCGTTACCCATCAGTCCGTCGAGAAATCCCATGTTCGCTCCTCTTTGAAGGGGTTATGTACTAATCGATGAGGTCGGGCCGCTTTTCGCCAAGCAGCCTGCCGATGGCTTCCATCATCTCATGGCGCAGGATCGGCTTCATGATGAAGTCGCCTATGCCTATCTCGCGGATGCGTTCGTAACTCACGGCCTCGGAAAAACCGGTGCACAGGATGATGGGCACGCCGGGGCGAATACGCACCATCTCACGCGCCAGTTCTATGCCGGTCATGTTGGGCATGGACTGGTCGGTAATCACCAGGTCGAAATCATCGCTGCGATACTTGAAGGCTTCAAGCGCCTCGATACTGCTGGTGCGAGTGACCACGTCAAAGCCCATGGACTCCAGCATCTCCTTGCCGATGTCCACCAATGCCTTCTCGTCGTCCACGAACAGGATGCGCCCCTTGGTAAAGACGAGCTGAGGCCGGGACTCCGTCTGCGGACGTTCCAGCGACGGGGTGCGCGGAAGAAAAACATGAAAGACCGTGCCGCTGCCCGGCTCGCTTTCCACAGTGATATGCCCGTCGTGCCGCTTGACGATGCCGTGCACCATGGCGAGACCCATTCCAGTGCCCTCGCCGGGTCCCTTGGTGGTGAAAAACGGATCGAAAATGCGCTCAAGCGTCTCGGCATCCATGCCGGGGCCGTTGTCGCGAACGGTCAAACGGACGAACCATTCGGGACCGCCCAGCTCTTCCGGGGGTTCCGGGCCATCGGCGTCCGCATCGGCCAGTTCCACGTCAACCCTGCCGCCTCCACGCTCCATGGCTTGTGCAGCGTTGGTGCAGAGGTTGAGCATGATCTGGTGCAGCTGGGTGGCATCGGCCATCACCTGATCATCCTTTGCATCGACGGTAAGGGTCAGCTCGATGTTGGCGGGAATGCTGGAACGCAGCATCTTGAACGCTTCCTTGAGAAGCGGCGAAAGCGACATGGGCTGCCGCTCCTCGGGACTCTGGCGGCTGAAGTTGAGAATCTGCGTCACGAGATCGCGCGCACGCCGCCCGGCGGAAAGAATCTCGCCCACGCGACGGGCAAGGCCCGACCCCTCGTCTGCCGAGGATTCGATGATTTCCGCATACCCGAGGATCACGCCGAGAATGTTGTTGAAGTCGTGCGCGATGCCACCTGCGAGCGTGCCGAGCGACTCCATCTTCTGGGCCAGTCTGAGCTGCTGCTCCAGCCGTTTGCGCTCGGTAATGTCGAAGAAATATCCGCGGATTTCATGACCGCCGCGTTCGTTGGTCACCACGTCCACGTTGCCCAGCAGCTCCCTGCCCCTTGGCCCTGCGCTGAGTTCGTGATTCCTGACGCTGCCGCGTTGCCGCAGCAGTTCATCCAGCGGCTCCTTGCCGCCGAGCTTTCCCCATATTTCAAACAGGCTCATGCCTGCCGCGGCTTCCGGTGAGGCCAGCCCGAGCACCTCGGCAAAAGCGAGGTTGCAGTCCACGATCCGCCCCTTGGCGTCAGCGAGAAAATTGCCGGTGATGTTCTTTTCGAAGAGTTCGCGATACCGCTCTTCACTGGCCTTGAGGTCCTTGAGCACGTCGGCACGCTTGGCAATGTCGTTGAGCAGCCGCTGGTTGGCCTTGTTGAGTTCCTCGGTTCGGGCCTCAACAACCAGTGCGAGGCTTTCGTTGAGTTCGCGAAGCTCGGTCTCGGCGCGCCACTTGTTGCAGAGCGACACGGCCACCTGACGGAACTCCTGCGAGCGAAAAGGCTTTTGCAGGTACAGCAGCTTTTCCGGAGGCTGAACGCGACGGTTGAGTTCGGCAAGCGGCACACTGGTGGCCGAAGACATCATGAGCACTTCGACGCCAGCGTCCATTTCCCGCAGCATTTCTGCGGTTTCCACGCCGTCCATCCCGTGTTCAAGGCGGACTTCGACCACGGCAAGGGCAAAGGGCCTGCCCTCGGCCACACCATCGGCCATGGCTTGAACAGCTTCGGCACCGGTTGTGGTCCTGACCACCTCGAAACGGAAGGAATCCACGGGCGCGTCCGTCATCGGCGCCGCAGAGGCATCGGAAAAGAGTGCTTCGAGCGCTTCGGGTTCCTGCCCTTCATAACAGAGGATGTCGCGATACAGCGTGAGCGCATCGCGATCGGGGTCCACGGCGAGTACCCGGAATACGGTGGTGTCCTGAACGGGCAAGAAACGCTCCTCTATTTCCTTGAGGGATGCATGGCCCCCTTTCGTCGGAATATATTGGAACGAACGGAAAAAGTGAAGCGGTGCGGGAAACCGCGCGCCCGAAGGGGCAAAACCCAGCGGGCGCGCGGATGTCTGGCGGTTGGAGCGGGCCACGAGGCTACTGTGCGGCCTCGGTCAGAGGGTAGACACCGGCCTGCTCAAGACCCAGCCTCTTCAATACGGCGGGTCTGGCATCCATGGCCTCCTGAAGAGAGGAATAGTGGCCGACCAGCACCCGGTGCCAAACGCCCTTTTCTCCGAGGTCTGCGGTGGCGAGAGAGCTTTCAAAGCCATCGTGCTTCAGGGCCTCCATGTGCTTTCTCGCGTGCTCGGTGTCGCGCCATGAGCTGACGTGCAGTCCATATTCGGCGCGCTTTTCTTCGATAGTATCAGACACCCCTTCTGCCGCAGACACGTCAGTCGCGTCCTCGGCGACCATTTCCCCGACGGTCGCTTCGGTCGCAACTGTTTCCGTGGCGGCCGCTTCGGTTACGGTCGCTTCGGTTGCCGTCGGTGCGCTGGCTGTCGCTTCGGGTTCATCCGCAAATCCCGGAGGGAGGGAGGTGAAACCGAGCGAATCCGGATCCGCGGCGGGTCCGGTCGCCGTGGCCGCGGCGGGGAGAGCCGCGGCCTCGGCGATGGACCGACGCTCGTTCCCGGAGGATGCGAGCGGCGGCAGGTTCGGGGTGGAACCTTCGTTTTCGGTGCCCGAAGAGGCAGCCATACGCGCCCGCTTCAGGTTTTCGAAAGCCTTATCGTAAAAGGTCGGGGAGAGCTCCACCGCCCTTTCGAAATATCCAGCGGCCTGCTGCGGACGCCCTTCCATGAGCAGCACGTAGCCGAGGTTGTTGTACGCCTTGGATTCATTGCCGCCGTAGCGGAAGGCCTCAAGCGCCTCGTCGAGCCGCCCCATGCGGGTCAGGGCGAGACCGAGGTTGTTGTAGGTGCGCGCGGAAGCGCCGCCGCTTTCCAGTGCATTGCGGAAGAGCCGTGCCGCCTGCCGATACTGCTGGCGGGCCATGTGCGTCACGCCGAGATTGTTCACCACGCGGGCCGCGTCCTTGCCGTTGGCAGACTTGAGCGCGAGCCGGAAGTGCTTCGCGGCCAGATCGGGGTTGCCCCGACGATCATGCAGCACGCCGTAATAACAATTGGCCTTCCACCGTTCTGGGTTGGTTTCCAGCGCGCTTTGCAGATGCTCTTCCGCCTCGTCGTCAAGCCCGGCGAGATAGAAGACCACGCCCGCCCCTTCATGTGCACCGGCATGATCCGGTTGCTTTTCGAGCACGGCGCGAAATTCGCGCAGAGCCGCTTCCGTGGCACCCTGCTCAAGGAGCATTTCGCCCTTGAAGGCGCGGATTTCGATATTTTCGGGAGCCATGTTCTGAGCCCGGTTCAGGTGCACAAGGGCCATCTCGGGCTTGCCGTCGGCAGCCATGCCGCGACCCACCTGAAGATGCTGGTCGGCAGTGAGTTCGGAGTCGCCGCCCCAGGCAAATTCCTGAAAGGACTCCCCGTTGCCGGTCTTGCGTGCGGCGCATCCGCCCAGCAGCGTTGCGGCCAACAGTATCGCGAGTGTTCTGATGACGATGGCGTTCATATCGGTTCTCCCCTTTTTGACGCTATTGCGGCAGCGCCGCGAAAACGTCGATGAAAAGCATAATGGCCGGCCCCATGATGACCACGAACAGCGCGGGCAGGATGAAAAGGATCAAGGGCAGCAGCAGAAGCACGGGCAGCTTGGCGGCCTTTTCCTCGGCCAGCTGGAACCGCTTGGTGCGCATGGTGTCCGAATACACGCGCAGAGTGCGCCCCACGCTGATGCCGAACGTGTCCGCTTGCACGAGCAGGGATATCAGGCTGTTCAGGTCTTCCACGCCGCAGCGGCGGCCAAGGTCGCGCAGGGCATCCGTGCGCTTCCTGCCGGCGCGCAGCTCCAGCGTGAGCTGATAGAATTCGAGGCTGATCTCGGGCGATGAGTTTCTCATCTCATTGCACACGCGGGTGATGGCCTGATCCAGCCCCATGCCGGATTCCACGCAGACCACCAGAAGGTCCAGCGCATCGGGCAGGGCGTTAAGGATGGCCTCGGCCCGTTTCTTGGTACGCATCCGCAGCCAGATGTCCGGGGCGTAGCAGCCCACGGCGGCCAGTCCCACGGCGCCGAGCACGGTGGGCGGCAGCCCGAGGTCTTCGAAGACGAGCTGACGCAGCAGCAGGAATCCGCCCGCAAGAGCAACGGTGAGGGAAGCCTTGGCCCCCTGAAACACGCGCCAGCCGTCAGGCCTGCGGATGCCCGCGCGAATGAGCGCAAGCTGGTTGGCCCGGCGTTCCTCGTCGGTCTTGGGACCTATGCGCGCGCCGAGCTGGCCGAACATGTCGGAAACCGGATGCCAGAGGCCGCCCAGAAGGGATCCGCCAGTCTTCCCGGTGCTACGGGGGCGACCGGAAATGCGCTGGGCGATCTCTTCGGACCGTTTCGCGCCGCCGCTGAGACTCATGAAGCCCATGAGGGCCATGAGCACCGCGGCGAAGGCGGCCCCTGCCGCTATGAGTGGAATGTACTGTTCGAACATGGTTCGGTCCCTACACCTTGATCTTGATCATCCGACGGATGATGACGATGCCGAGCGTCATGGAACATGCTGCCCCGATGGCCATGCTCCGACCCAGTTCCGTGGTCCACAGAAGGCTCATGTATTCACGGTTGAGCAGGAAGAGGACGCCCGCCACGGCAAAGGGCAGCAGGGTGAGGATGAGTGCGGAGATGCGGCCCTCGGCGGACAGCACCTTGATCTTGCCGTGCAGCTTGAACCGTTCGCGTACCAGCCGGGCTATGTTGCCGACGATTTCGGCGAGGTTGCCGCCGGTCTCCCGCTGAATGTTCACGGAGACCACGAAAAATTTCAGGTCCGGGCAGTCCACCCGGTTGAGCAGGTTGTCCAACGCGCGGTCGGAATCCATACCATAGTTGATCTCGTCGATGGTCTTGCCGAATTCGGAGCCGATGGGTTCGTCGAATTCGTCGGCAACCATGCGCATGCCGCCGCCGAAGGTGTGCCCCGCCTTGAGGGCGCGGGCCAACAGATCCAGCGCTTCGGGCAACTGCTCCTGAAAACGGTCCATGCGCTTGGTGCATCGGCGTTTGAGCCACCAGATGGGTATATACCCCACGATTCCGGCGAGCACGGCGGCCGCGATCAGCATCTTGCTGAGCAGGAAAACCGCGTAACCGGTGAGCAGGCCCAACGTGAGACTGAGCAGCAGATACAGCCCCGGCGTGCCGGGGGCCTTGGCCATGGAGACGAGACGACTCAGGTTGGCTGCCC
The Desulfovibrio oxyclinae DSM 11498 DNA segment above includes these coding regions:
- a CDS encoding type II secretion system F family protein, whose protein sequence is MLLIVVLCAFVVFLLVVGVASFLRSRRDDSDERIRSRLGALAASDADVETVEYLVRRQMSEVPWFNTMLQQMRWAANLSRLVSMAKAPGTPGLYLLLSLTLGLLTGYAVFLLSKMLIAAAVLAGIVGYIPIWWLKRRCTKRMDRFQEQLPEALDLLARALKAGHTFGGGMRMVADEFDEPIGSEFGKTIDEINYGMDSDRALDNLLNRVDCPDLKFFVVSVNIQRETGGNLAEIVGNIARLVRERFKLHGKIKVLSAEGRISALILTLLPFAVAGVLFLLNREYMSLLWTTELGRSMAIGAACSMTLGIVIIRRMIKIKV
- a CDS encoding type II secretion system F family protein; protein product: MFEQYIPLIAAGAAFAAVLMALMGFMSLSGGAKRSEEIAQRISGRPRSTGKTGGSLLGGLWHPVSDMFGQLGARIGPKTDEERRANQLALIRAGIRRPDGWRVFQGAKASLTVALAGGFLLLRQLVFEDLGLPPTVLGAVGLAAVGCYAPDIWLRMRTKKRAEAILNALPDALDLLVVCVESGMGLDQAITRVCNEMRNSSPEISLEFYQLTLELRAGRKRTDALRDLGRRCGVEDLNSLISLLVQADTFGISVGRTLRVYSDTMRTKRFQLAEEKAAKLPVLLLLPLILFILPALFVVIMGPAIMLFIDVFAALPQ
- a CDS encoding SPOR domain-containing protein, producing MNAIVIRTLAILLAATLLGGCAARKTGNGESFQEFAWGGDSELTADQHLQVGRGMAADGKPEMALVHLNRAQNMAPENIEIRAFKGEMLLEQGATEAALREFRAVLEKQPDHAGAHEGAGVVFYLAGLDDEAEEHLQSALETNPERWKANCYYGVLHDRRGNPDLAAKHFRLALKSANGKDAARVVNNLGVTHMARQQYRQAARLFRNALESGGASARTYNNLGLALTRMGRLDEALEAFRYGGNESKAYNNLGYVLLMEGRPQQAAGYFERAVELSPTFYDKAFENLKRARMAASSGTENEGSTPNLPPLASSGNERRSIAEAAALPAAATATGPAADPDSLGFTSLPPGFADEPEATASAPTATEATVTEAAATETVATEATVGEMVAEDATDVSAAEGVSDTIEEKRAEYGLHVSSWRDTEHARKHMEALKHDGFESSLATADLGEKGVWHRVLVGHYSSLQEAMDARPAVLKRLGLEQAGVYPLTEAAQ
- a CDS encoding hybrid sensor histidine kinase/response regulator; translated protein: MPVQDTTVFRVLAVDPDRDALTLYRDILCYEGQEPEALEALFSDASAAPMTDAPVDSFRFEVVRTTTGAEAVQAMADGVAEGRPFALAVVEVRLEHGMDGVETAEMLREMDAGVEVLMMSSATSVPLAELNRRVQPPEKLLYLQKPFRSQEFRQVAVSLCNKWRAETELRELNESLALVVEARTEELNKANQRLLNDIAKRADVLKDLKASEERYRELFEKNITGNFLADAKGRIVDCNLAFAEVLGLASPEAAAGMSLFEIWGKLGGKEPLDELLRQRGSVRNHELSAGPRGRELLGNVDVVTNERGGHEIRGYFFDITERKRLEQQLRLAQKMESLGTLAGGIAHDFNNILGVILGYAEIIESSADEGSGLARRVGEILSAGRRARDLVTQILNFSRQSPEERQPMSLSPLLKEAFKMLRSSIPANIELTLTVDAKDDQVMADATQLHQIMLNLCTNAAQAMERGGGRVDVELADADADGPEPPEELGGPEWFVRLTVRDNGPGMDAETLERIFDPFFTTKGPGEGTGMGLAMVHGIVKRHDGHITVESEPGSGTVFHVFLPRTPSLERPQTESRPQLVFTKGRILFVDDEKALVDIGKEMLESMGFDVVTRTSSIEALEAFKYRSDDFDLVITDQSMPNMTGIELAREMVRIRPGVPIILCTGFSEAVSYERIREIGIGDFIMKPILRHEMMEAIGRLLGEKRPDLID
- a CDS encoding PH domain-containing protein translates to MGFLDGLMGNASEVKSEDVAEELAPILADAEHVQRVFKVIRDMFVFTDRRLLLIDKQGITGSKVDYLSLPYRSMTCFSVETAGHFDLDAELKIWMSGRSEPVVKELKKGTDVVGIQKLLANGILK